One stretch of Excalfactoria chinensis isolate bCotChi1 chromosome 2, bCotChi1.hap2, whole genome shotgun sequence DNA includes these proteins:
- the RAB5A gene encoding ras-related protein Rab-5A: MANRGATRPNGPNAGNKICQFKLVLLGESAVGKSSLVLRFVKGQFHEFQESTIGAAFLTQTVCLDDTTVKFEIWDTAGQERYHSLAPMYYRGAQAAIVVYDITNEESFARAKNWVKELQRQASPNIVIALAGNKADLANKRAVDFQEAQAYADDNSLLFMETSAKTSMNVNEIFMAIAKKLPKNEPQNTGANSARGRGVDLTEPTQPPKSQCCSN, from the exons ATGGCTAATCGTGGAGCAACAAGACCCAATGGGCCAAATGCTGGAAATAAAATTTGCCAATTCAAATTAGTACTTCTAGGAGAGTCTGCAGTTGGTAAATCAAGTTTGGTGCTTCGTTTTGTAAAAGGACAGTTTCATGAGTTTCAAGAAAGTACAATTGGAG cTGCTTTTCTAACCCAAACTGTGTGTCTTGATGATACGACGGTAAAATTTGAAATATGGGATACAGCTGGGCAAGAGCGGTATCACAGTTTAGCACCTATGTACTACAGAGGAGCACAAGCAGCTATAGTTGTATACGACATTACAAATGAG GAGTCCTTTGCCAGAGCGAAAAATTGGGTCAAAGAACTTCAGCGTCAAGCAAGTCCTAACATTGTAATAGCTTTAGCAGGAAACAAAGCTGATCTAGCTAACAAAAGAGCTGTGGATTTCCAG gaagcACAAGCTTATGCAGATGATAACAGTTTGTTGTTCATGGAGACGTCTGCCAAAACATCTATGAAcgtaaatgaaatatttatggcAATTG CAAAAAAATTGCCAAAGAATGAACCACAGAATACAGGAGCCAACTCTGCCAGAGGGAGAGGAGTAGACCTTACTGAACCCACACAACCACCCAAGAGTCAATGCTGTAGTAACTAA
- the PP2D1 gene encoding LOW QUALITY PROTEIN: protein phosphatase 2C-like domain-containing protein 1 (The sequence of the model RefSeq protein was modified relative to this genomic sequence to represent the inferred CDS: deleted 1 base in 1 codon), translating to MTWNEKSQDKARLPYDETCRDEKDHLERIMMAPENADAIGIPVLCSVCQQAIYPHCFFNHKKTHKALTLLGYDSSQMTVDNETLLAQRQTLISEVTKLPKNSERHRQKINESFEFLMDGHASTSYCHPDNTNSVNILKNVKSSSIKALSICQDKNSTWQRDMEDRYFVVDNYGSRSDTCFIGLIDGHHGMTAAETVAAELPLLFLDQLAQTDPSYRMAKEEQQILDSFATVITEDYREKERIFSDRQENKTDKTNAYEWIHKAYAKAFWRMDRLLQLGRNEVSRARWSGCSAVTCLMERLPSENMDDTEERKHLENSMQSSLTRTTEDVAGLLHIANIGNTHAVLCKNGKSYRLSEEHSTSNVREKKRILQNGGNISTNEPDGLVEGHLGTTRGLGYHGDPILKRSVIPVPHSISVPIDDSCQFLILASNGLWEVLDYNEVCALTLTTFTHYLRMHEWIQQNEASLYNCQYLIPLSEEELSDPKTMNYQQVETEMLDSSMEIFLPELKGGPTHGEPKCSKMSYLQSENGVVLKETDDHKDQADSEPTLFSNDEIGLEKRGIKQSLFSIQVSSEELEQSEDRNIYLHNSSQPHSQTTAPEETDITQTASPSYIQTQNCTKAHLSVYDSDPQLAEKTDSKISCDKPVGYTGQQMLKTTLSAGCKPPTCFEEDTKTYLSSCESQIAGKGGVASKALYDNAASYISEQLVKAALDAGSRDNITILIVLLNGCDKLPN from the exons ATGACGTGGAATGAA AAATCACAGGACAAAGCAAGACTACCCTATGATGAAACCTGCAGAGACGAGAAAGATCATCTGGAGAGGATCATGATGGCACCAGAGAATGCAGATGCCATAGGCATTCCAGTTCTCTGCTCGGTGTGTCAACAAGCAATATACCCACACTGTTTTTTtaaccacaaaaaaacccacaaagcccTAACTTTGTTGGGCTATGATAGCTCGCAAATGACGGTGGATAATGAAACCCTTTTAGCTCAGAGACAGACGCTCATTTCAGAAGTGACCAAGCTTCCTAAGAATTCTGAAAGACATCGGCAGAAGATCAATGAATCATTTGAATTTCTTATGGATGGTCATGCTTCTACATCATACTGCCATCCTGACAATACAAACAGTGTTAACATTCTCAAGAATGTAAAAAGCTCTTCAATAAAAGCATTATCAATTTGCCAAGATAAAAATTCCACGTGGCAGAGAGACATGGAAGACAGATATTTTGTAGTGGACAACTATGGAAGCAGGTCAGATACCTGCTTTATCGGACTAATTGATGGGCACCACggcatgacagctgcagaaacagttGCAGCAGAGCTTCCACTTTTATTTCTTGACCAGCTTGCTCAAACAGATCCCTCATACAGAATGGCCAAGGAGGAACAGCAAATTCTAGACTCTTTTGCCACAGTAATAACAGAAGACTacagggaaaaagagaggaTTTTCTCTGACAGACAGGAGAACAAGACCGATAAGACAAATGCTTATGAATGGATTCACAAAGCATATGCCAAGGCCTTCTGGAGAATGGACAGACTTTTACAGCTAGGAAGGAATGAGGTTTCTAGAGCTCGATGGAGTGGCTGCTCAGCTGTAACGTGTTTGATGGAAAGACTCCCCAGTGAAAATATGGAtgacactgaagaaagaaaacacttagAAAACAGCATGCAAAGTTCATTAACCAGGACAACTGAGGATGTTGCTGGGCTCCTGCACATTGCTAACATAG gTAACACACATGCAGTTCTATGTAAAAATGGCAAGAGTTATCGCCTCTCAGAGGAGCACAGCACTTCTAACGTAAGGGAGAAAAAACGCATACTTCAGAATGGTGGAAACATCAGCACTAATGAACCAGATGGATTAGTAGAGGGTCACCTTGGAACTACAAGAGGTCTTGGATATCATGGAGATCCCATACTAAAAAGATCTGTTATACCTGTACCTCATAGCATCTCTGTCCCAATAGATGATTCTTGTCAATTTCTTATTTTAGCTTCTAACGGGCTTTGGGAGGTTTTGGATTACAATGAAGTATGTGCATTAACACTAACAACATTCACTCATTATCTGAGAATGCATGAATGGATTCAACAAAATGAGGCTTCTCTGTATAACTGCCAGTATTTGATACCTCTCTCTGAAGAAGAGTTAAGTGACCCAAAGACTATGAATTATCAGCAAGTCGAAACAGAGATGCTGGACTCCAGCATGGAGATTTTTCTCCCTGAATTAAAAGGTGGCCCTACACATGGAGAGCCAAAATGTTCTAAGATGAGCTATTTGCAGAGTGAAAATGGAGTTGTTCTTAAGGAAACTGATGACCACAAAGATCAAGCTGATTCAGAACCAACACTTTTCAGTAATGATGAGATAGGTCTGGAGAAAAGAGGGATAAAACAATCTCTTTTTAGCATACAAGTCAGCTCTGAAGAACTGGAACAGTCAGAGGACAGAAACATTTATCTACATAACAGTTCTCAGCCACATTCACAAACCACAGCACCAGAAGAAACAGACATTACCCAAACAGCTAGTCCAAGTTACATCC AGACTCAAAATTGTACAAAAGCACATCTATCTGTTTATGACTCAGATCCACAACTGGCTGAAAAAACAGATTCCAAGATATCATGTGACAAGCCTGTAGGTTATACTGGCCAGCAAATGCTGAAAACTACATTGTCAGCAGGTTGTAAGCCACCTACGTGTTTTGAAGAGGACACAAAAACATACCTGTCCAGTTGTGAATCACAAATTGCAGGAAAAGGTGGGGTCGCTTCCAAGGCACTCTATGACAATGCAGCAAGCTACATCAGTGAACAATTGGTAAAGGCTGCATTAGATGCAGGTTCAAGAGATAACATCACTATTTTGATTGTACTTCTAAACGGATGTGATAAGTTACCCAACTAA